Within Pseudomonas sp. LBUM920, the genomic segment TTCAGTTCGATAACGTGGCTGTAAGCAGCATCGTTTTCGAGCAGTTTGGCGATTTCTTTAGCCAGCATGCTGATGGATTCAGGGGCTTTTTCGCCACCGTAAACTACAGCTGGAACCAGGCTTGCGAGACGACGCAGGCGGCGGCTCGCACCTTTCCCCAGGTCGGAACGCAGTTCAGCATTCAAAGTAAAATCGTTCATGTTGTATCTCCAAAATAACCACATTCGCCCCAGCGTTTGCGACCAGCGCTAAAGGCGATATGGGCAAAAAAGCCCCGCCCCAACAGTATGCTGGGGCGGGGCGCTTTTCGTCAGGTTGATGTCGCTAAGGCGTGAACCTTAACGGAACATCGCGCTGATCGATTCTTCGTTGCTGATGCGGCGAACCGCCTCGGCAACTACCGGTGCGATATCCAATTGACGGATACGCGAACAGGCTTGAGCTGCTGCGGACAACGGGATGGTGTTGGTCACCACCAGTTCGTCCAGCATGGAGTTCTCGATGTTCTCGATCGCTCGGCCCGACAGCACAGGGTGTGTGCAGTAGGCGAAGACTTTTGCGGCACCGTGCTCTTTCAAGGCTTTCGCCGCGTGGCACAGTGTGCCGGCGGTGTCGACCATGTCATCAACCAGAATACAGGTACGCCCTTCGACATCACCGATGATATGCATCACTTCAGAGTGATTGGCTTTCTCACGACGTTTGTCGATGATCCCGAGGTCAACGCCCAGGGATTTGGCAACAGCCCGTGCACGCACGACGCCACCAATGTCCGGGGACACGATCATCAGGTTTTCAAAGCGCTGGTCTTCGATGTCATCCACCAGTACTGGGGAGCCGTAGATGTTATCTACCGGGATATCGAAGAACCCTTGAATTTGGTCAGCGTGCAGGTCAACCGTGAGAACACGGTCGATGCCTACCACGGTCAGCATGTCAGCAACGACTTTCGCGCTGATAGCCACACGTGCGGAACGCGGACGGCGATCCTGACG encodes:
- a CDS encoding ribose-phosphate pyrophosphokinase, which produces MSKMMVFTGNANPDLARRVVRQLHIPLGDISVGKFSDGEITAEINENVRGKDVFIIQPTCAPTNDNLMELVVMADAFRRSSATRITAVIPYFGYARQDRRPRSARVAISAKVVADMLTVVGIDRVLTVDLHADQIQGFFDIPVDNIYGSPVLVDDIEDQRFENLMIVSPDIGGVVRARAVAKSLGVDLGIIDKRREKANHSEVMHIIGDVEGRTCILVDDMVDTAGTLCHAAKALKEHGAAKVFAYCTHPVLSGRAIENIENSMLDELVVTNTIPLSAAAQACSRIRQLDIAPVVAEAVRRISNEESISAMFR